A window of Sphingobacterium kitahiroshimense genomic DNA:
TACTTCTTCGCCAGTTCTACAAGAAACAATCGGTAGATTACGTCCTGGAGATAAAGTTAAATTAACGTTTAAGCGCGATGGAAAAGAGAAAGAGGTGACGGTAACTTTAAAAGGCGAAGAAATTAATAAAGCTGCAGCTGGTGATAAATCAAGTAAAAGTGCTACCGAAATTTATAATAAGTTAGGTGCTAGCTTCATGCCTGCTTCTAGTGAGAAGAAAAAAGAATTAGGAATTAACTCAGGTGTTGTAGTGACGCAAATAAATAAAGGTGGTGTATTTGAATACTTTGGAGTAGAAAGAGGATTAGTGATAACAGAGGTGAATGGGGTTCCAGTTAATAATGTTGATGAAATTGAAGCGGCATTAGGTAAAACAAAACGTAATATTGTAAGCTTAAAAGGAGTTCCTGAGCGTGGAAGTACTGTTATTATTAATGTTCCTATTGAATATTAATTAGATTTTAGGTTGGTTATGGAAAGGTGGTTTCGGAATCGAAATCACCTTTTTTTAGTTTATATATACCACTTATAATAGCAATATTATCATTATTTTTAAGGCATGAAAATTTTAATGGTTTGTTTAGGAAATATTTGTCGCTCACCATTGGCACATGGTATTCTGAGCCATATGGCAAAGGAAGAAGGTTTAGATTGGACAATTGAATCTGCTGGAACAGGAGACTGGCATATTGGTCAAAGCCCAGACCGTAGATCTATCGCTGTGGCTAAAAAATATGCAGTAGATATTTCACAACAAAAGGCAATGCATTTTAATCCTAGTTTATTTGAAATCTATGATCATATTTTGGTAATGGATCACCAAAATTATAAGGATGTCGTTGCACAGGCATCAACAAAAGAAGAAAAAGATAAAGTTGCTTTATTTTTAGTTAATGATATTGTTCCCGATCCCTATTTTGATGAAAGCTTATTTGAACCTGTTTATAAGATGATCGAAGCTCGTTGTAAAGAATTAATCAAAGCGTGGAAGTAATAATATGAAATGTCTAGAACCCCATATTTTCAGGAGATAGGTACATCTTGCTAATCTCGCGCTGAGATCTACTTGAGGTAAAATTGATAATCTGAATGTACTATGTTTCATATTCACATTTATATATTAGTATATAAATTACAATTTATCTAAGTTTGTCTTTATATCTAAGATTGTCTTTATATGAATGCATCAGAAGTAAATAAGAAATGGGTGATTTTGCAACATGAGATTGCACAGTCATTTGATATGGATCTACCAGATTTAAAAGTGTTTTTATTTCTGATAGGTGTCCAGGAATTAGGGAAAGGACCGCAGACTTTTTCAAAAAGAGAAAAAGAAGAGTTGATGCATATAGCTAATTGCCGCCTTTTTAGTGCAATGGGCTTTTATGAGCTTAAGGGGTTGGACGAACAAGGATGGCCACATTGGGAATTGATTAAGCCTATTCCTAATTATACATTGCTTGAACAAGAGTTGATCATAAAATCATTGATCATTGATTATTTTCAAGAGCTAAATGTAATTTAATAAAACGTAATGAAAAGAATTGTTTTAAGTTTATTTTTTTGTGCTTTATCGATCGTAGTATTTGCTGCAAAGCCTGCGTTTAAATATGTACGTATTCAAACAGATAAAGGAGTAGTTGTTTTAAAATTGTATAATGAAACACCTAAGCATCGGGATAATTTTATCAAATTGGTGAAAGAAAACTATTTCGACAGTTTATTGTTTCATCGTGTTATACAGAATTTTATGATTCAAGGTGGAGATCCTGATTCAAAAAATGCCAAATCAGGACAACTGTTAGGTGATGGTGGTCCAAGTTATACAATTCCTTCAGAAATACAATCGGGATTATTTCATAAAAAAGGTGCTCTTGGTGCCGCACGTGACGATAATCCGGCAAAAGCTTCCTCTGCGTCACAGTTTTACATCGTACAGGGCAAGAAATTTACGAATGCAGGTCTGGATAGTTTAGAAACTTTACGAATGAAAGGCGTAAAATTTACTGAAGCACAACGCACAACTTATACAACCGTGGGTGGTACTCCGCATTTGGATGGAAATTATACGGTATTCGGAGAGCTGGTCAATGGAACGGAAGTTATCGACGCGATTGCCGCTGTAAAAACGGATAAAAATGATCGTCCTTTAACAGATGAGCGTATGTATGTTAAATTATTAACGAAAAGAGAAGCAATTAATTTGGAACGTGAATTAAAGGGTTTAAAACCTCAGAACGGTTTCTTTACAAAGATTGCAGATTTATTTTCTTCTCAAAATTATTAAGCTTCAAAAAAGATTACTGTGAAAATAGTTACTTATAACGTCAATGGTTTACGAGCGGCCATAAAAAAAGATTGGTTAGGTTGGGTAAAGGAAGTAAATGCAGATGTTATATGTTTGCAGGAGATAAAAGCGACTCCCGATCAAATTCCTGAAATAGCATTGCTGGAACAGCTCGGTTATGAACATTATTGGTATCCTGCTCAGAAAAAAGGATATAGTGGTACCGCTATATTTACTAGAATAACACCAAAACATGTTGAGTATGGATGTGGACATGAGGATTATGACTTTGAGGGACGAATTATTCGTGCAGATTTTGATGATTTGTCCATCATGAGTACTTATTTTCCTTCAGGCACCACGGGAGATATCCGACAAGATTTTAAGTATCGGTTTCTTGCAGATTTTCAGGATTATTCGAATCAGTTACTACAGGAAAAGCCTAATTTAATTGTATGTGGTGATTATAATATCTGTCACCGTCCGATTGATATTCACAATCCGAAATCAAATGCTAACTCTTCAGGTTTTTTACCAGAGGAAAGGGAGTGGATGGAAAATTTTATAAACTCAGGGTATATTGACTCTTTCCGTCACTTAAATCCAGATCCGCATCACTACAGCTGGTGGAGTTATCGTGCAGGAGCACGTGCTAGAAATTTAGGTTGGCGTATTGACTATAATATGGTATCAAATGCTTTAGCAGATCGAATCGAATCGGCTACAATATTAAATCAGGCGGTACATTCTGATCACTGTCCAGTTGTCCTTAACTTAAAATAATACTATGTCGAAGCAGTAGCTTCCATATTTAATGATGGAATAAGTTTATCGTCATTTACAACACAAAAGAAAAGGCCCTAATTCTTTATTAGGGCCTTTTCTTTTTATACGATATAAGTTGCTATCTAACAGCTTGTATAATAGACAACTGTTGTGCTACTTTTTCAGCGATTGCTATAAATGCTTTGGTTGTTGGATCTTCTTCATCAATAGCGATTGGAAAACCGTTATCTCCGGCATCAGAAATCCCCTTTAATAAAGGAATCTCCCCTAAGAAAGGTATTTTGTATTCTTCTGCTAGCCTTGTTCCTCCACCTTTACCAAATATGTAATATTTGTTTTCAGGTAATTCTGCTGGTGTGAAGTACGCCATGTTCTCCACGATACCCAGCAATGGGATATTGATAGAGTCCATTAGAAACATTCCCATACCTTTAATAGCATCAGCTAGTGCTACATGCTGTGGTGTCGTTACAATGACTGCACCTGCAATAGGATAGTTTTGGGCAACAGTGATATGGATATCTCCGGTTCCTGGTGGCATATCGATCACTAAATAATCTAAATCACCCCAATCAGTGTCATTCAATAATTGTTTGATAGCCGATGTTGCCATTGGACCTCTCCATGGAATAGGCTGATTTGGATCTGTGAAAAATCCGATCGATAACAATTTGATACCAAACTTTTCTATAGGCTGTATTTTAACAGTACCATCTTCATGTTGTACAGATTGAGGTTTTTCACCTTCTAAGCCAAACATAATTGGAAGGGAAGGGCCATAGATATCGGCATCTAAAAGTCCTGTTTTTGCACCTTTAGCATGTAATGATAAGGCTAGGTTTGCAGCAACAGTCGATTTACCCACACCACCTTTTCCCGAAGAAACAAGGATGATGTTTTTAATTCCTAAAAGTTGATTTCCTTCTTTACCTAATACACGTGAGGTCATGTGAACATCTACTGCAATATTCTTGTCAATAAAATGCGCAATAGCATTGCGACAAGCATGTTCTATATGATCCTTAAGTGGGCATGCTGGAGTTGTTAAAACAACTTCGAAAGATACTTTTTGATCTTCAATCACAATATTCTGAATCATATTGAGCGTAACCAAATCTTTTTTCAAATCTGGCTCTTCGACATATGATAATGCTTCTAGTACTTGTTCTTTGGTTATCATCTGATATATGGATGCATGTATATTAAACTACAAATTTACTGAATGATAAATTAAAACTTGTCATAAAGATGTTTTTAATGATATTAAGATTTAATTTTTACATTTGAGTATTCAAAATCGAGTGTGATACGTTGTTATAATATGTCCAATAATCTTAAGACCCTTCTTCGCTCCAAGAAAATGCGAATCTTGTACATTGTATTAGGAGTTATTTCTATATTTATAGTAGCAGGAGGTGTATTCGCATATCAAAAAAGAGACGGTATCTTGTTGTCTGCAATCAACAAGGCAAAAGAAAAACTTGCGACCAAGTATGACTTGGACCTTAAAATCCAATATTATTCTTTTAAAGGCCTATCAGCTGTTCAGTTTCAGAATATTATTTTGCAACCTAAAGGTAAAGAGCAATTGGCCCATATTCAGGATCTGACTGTATCTATTCGAATATTTCCATTACTATTCGGTGATGTCAAATTAGGTCAGATCTTAATGAACAATAGTGCGGTCACTTTGATTAAGAAAGATTCGACAAGTAATTACGATTTCCTATTCAAGAAAAAAAATAGAGATAGCACAGCTAATGATAAAGCTGAAACTAATTTTGCAGAACTGGCCGATCGTATGCTAAAGAGCGTATTCTTTAAAATTCCAAAGGATATGGATTTACAGAATTTCGAAATATCCTATCAGGATGATAGCACTTCACAGCGTATCTCAATTCCTGAGGCAGAAATCTCAGGTGGAGATCTTAAAACAAAATTCCTGTTGAATGATCATGAAGCTGTCTGGAATCTAGAGGGCACAGTCAATCCTGATGGGAAGGAAATGTATCTCCGGTTGTTTTCTGATGCAAAAGATGTAGAGCTACCATTGTTACGACGAAAATTTGGTTTAAGAGCAAGTTTTGATGCGTTGACATTTCGTTTAAATAAGGTCGATCGTAAAAATAAAGAGTTATTGTCGCTATCTGGTGAATGGGGGTTTGAGAATTTGAAATTGAATCATTGGCGTATTTCAGATAAAGATGTTCTTTTTCCTGAAGGTTTAATGAGTGGTATTCTTAATATTGGAAAAACATCTGTTGAAATTGATAAGGAAAGTAAGGTTAAGGTTAAAGAGTTTGAATTTAGTCCTTATGTAAAATATGTGCATAAACCTGATAAACAATTAGAACTGGCCATTCATACCGATCGAATTGAGGCTCAAAAGTTTTTTGATGCCATACCTCAAGGGTTATTTCATTCTTTAGAAGGTATACGTGTTTCCGGACATATGCAATATGATTTAAATTTTGCATTGAACTTTAAGAAACCGAATGAAGTGATCTTTACATCTAAAATGGATGATAAAGATTTAAAAATAGAAAAATGGGGTAATGCTAATATTCAAGAATTAAATACAGCATTTACCTACATTGCCTATGAGAAAGGAGAGCCCATGAGAACGATAGTACTTGGCCCTCAGAATAAAGATTTTACACCTTTAGATCAGATTTCAAGGTATATGCAGATATCCTTAATCAATACGGAAGATCCATTCTTTTTTTCTCATAACGGTTTTCAAGAAGAGGCTTTTCGTTTATCAATTGCTACAAATTTAAAGGAGAAAAAATTTAAACGTGGAGCAAGCACAATTTCGATGCAACTTGTGAAAAACGTGTTTTTGAACCGTAATAAAACGGTAGTAAGAAAGGTAGAAGAGATTATTTTAGTCTGGTTGATGGAGTCTTCTAAACAAGTCAGTAAGAAACGACTTTATGAAGTGTATTTGAATGTCATAGAGTGGGGGAATAATGTTTATGGTATTACAGAAGCATCTCGTTATTACTTTGGTAAAAAACCTGCAGATTTAAATTTAGGTGAAAGTATCTTTTTGTCTAGTATTGTACCTCGACCTAAGACGGGTTTATATTCTTTTGACTGGACAGGCCATCTGAAGTCAAATATGATCCGCTATTTTAATACCTATGGCAACATCATGGTTAAGACAAAGCAGATTGGAGTAGACTCTACGGTGTCTAATTATGGTTTTTATCAAGTCGAGTTGGTGCCACATCTTCGATCGGCAAGACCTGCATTTTTTGATTCAGTACAAACAGATACATTGGATCTAGAAGAGGGAGAAGATAATTTTCTAAACTTAGATGAGACAACGGAAGCCCACAAGCGATCTCTTTTTGATAAATTATTAGGGCGAAATAAAGAAGAAAAATAAATGAAACAGATACAGATAGATGAATTGCACTTTGAATTGATGATTGATGAAAATCAGATTCAAAAACGGATACGTTTGATTGGCGTTGATATTAATCATCGTTATGAAGATAAAAATCCAGTATTTATTGGTGTCTTAAATGGCTGTTTCATGTTTATGAGCGACCTTTTGAAGCAGGTTGTAATTCCTTGTGAAATGTCTTTTGTAAAACTATCTTCTTATCAGGGTACCAACCAGGGGGAAATGAGTGAGCTTATAGGTTTGGGTATAGATCTTAAAGGAAGGGATGTTATTATTGTAGAGGATATAGTAGAGTCAGGTAATTCATTAAAGCATACCATAGCCTCCATCGAAAAGCAGTCACCATCCAGTGTAGTGGTATGTACGCTATTGTTAAAGCCTGAATGTTTACAAAATGATTTTGAAAACATTCAGTATGTAGGCTTTGAGATTGAAAAAGAGTTTGTTGTTGGCTACGGTATGGATTACAATGGTTTGGGACGAAATATCCCACATATTTATAAAAATATTGTTATTTAGTTTCTGAAAGTACAAGAATTAAGGTGATCGTTGACCATCCCTACAGCTTGCATATAGGCATAGCAAATGGTAGATCCAAAAAACTTAACACCTCTTTTTTTTAGATCTTTAGAAATTAAATCAGATTCTAAGGACGTAACTGCGGTGTCCTTTTGTGTTAGGATGTTGTTTTCAATCCGCTCCCGATTGGGCATAAATTGATAGAGATATTCATAGAAGCTACCAAACTCCTCTTGAATTTTGATAAAAATTTGGGCGTTTGTTATTGATGTTTCAATTTTCCGACGATGGCGGACAACTCCCGTATTTGTTAAAATGTGCTCTACATCTTCAGGAGTGAACTTTGCCACAGCTTGTACATCAAAATCTGCGAATGCCTCCTTGTATTGGGGCCTTCTTTTCAATATGGTAATCCAGCTTAATCCAGCTTGCGCAGATTCCAAAATCATAAATTCAAAAAGGGTTTTGTCATCCTTAACCTGTTTACCCCATTCCAAATCATGATACTCCATATACAGCGGGTCGTTCCCGCACCATAAACATCTTGTTGTTGACATCTGTTCGTTTTTAATTTTGGTTGAAGTTAAGAAAAGCGTTTGTAATGTTTTTTTTCTAAGCCAATTTTTATCATAACTTTACAACTCTAAAGAGTTTCAAAGCGATGCAGGTGAAGTTAAGCTACATTATTCAGTTTATTTTTTTCATTTTTTTATCTTTTGCCCATAATGCAAAAGGACAGGAGACTGTTGATTCGATAAGCAAGATTTCCATTGATTCTGTAACGATCTCAGATACTTTGGCTGTGAAACAAGTTCCAAAAGGACAGGAATTGCTCCATCCATCTTTAATACGGCCCTATCATATCGTAGAAATTGTTGGCGATGAAATTATTCTTCATAATTTGAACTCATATGCTGTTACACAATATTTTAAAACAAGTGATCTAAAAGGTAAAGATAAAGTACATGTTGGCATATTAAAATATGAACGGAAAAGGTGGGTATTATTTACAAGTCTATTTCTTTTTTTAGCATTTGCAATAGTTCGGTTTTTCTTCTCTTCAGATGTAAAATTAATTGTATCTGCATATTTTAATGAACGAATTATTGTACAAGTAAGTAAAGAAGATACCATATTAACCTCTTGGCCGTTTATCTTTTTATACCTACTGTTTTCTTTAGCACTAAGCTTATTTGTCTGTATATTTTATGCATACATCCTACAACGATTTAACTTCTTATCTTTTACCAATTATTTAAAAATATCAGCGATCATAGCAATAATATTTGCTTTAAAAATAGGATTTATAAGGTTTATAGCGTTTGTTTTTGAAATACAGCGATTAGTGAAAGAATATGTTACAATCTTATATTTAATTTACTTTAATTCATTGTTATTTTTACTGCCAGTAGTGCTTGTAGTAAGTCTTGTACCTTTAGAATATCTGTCTTATATCTTCAGTTTCACGGTAATCATCGGTATACTGCTGTTTTCTTATCGTTTTTTACGGACAGCGCTAAATGTTGTCTCTCAACAGCAGTTTTCAGTTTTTTATTTAATTTTGTATCTTTGTTGCCTAGAAATAGCACCTATTTTAATATTGGTGCGACTACTAAGCTAATTAAATGATAATATGCAAACTTCCGACGTAGAAAGAGCGAAAAAGGTAAAAAGTATATTGGTAACCTTGCCAAAGCCTGAAAATGATAAGTCACCATATGCTGCATTAGCACTGAAGTATAATTTAAAACTTGATTTTAGAGGTTTCATCCACGTAGAGGGTGTTCCAGCACGTGATGTAAGAAAAGATAAAGTTAATCTTGCTGATTTTACGGCTGTTATTTTTACAAGCAGAAATGCTGTAGATCATTTCTTTAGAGTCTGTGAAGAAATGCGTTTTGAAGTGTCTTCTGAGTTGAAATATTTCTGTATTTCTGAAACGATAGCTTTGTACCTTCAAAAGTATATTCAGTATCGTAAGCGTAAAATTTTCTTTGGAAAGCAAACAGCTAAAGATTTAGAAGACGTTCTTAAGAAGCATAAAGACGAAAATTTCTTATTTCCTTGTTCAGATGTCGCAAATGAAGAGACAAGTAAGTGGTTGAAAGAAAATGGCTATAAATTTACACCTGCTGTTCTTTTTAAAACAGTGGTAAGTGATTTATCTGATCTGAAGGATGTTTTTTATGATGTCATCGTATTCTTTAGTCCTTCTAGTGTGCAATCTCTGTATGAGAATTTTCCAGATTTTAAACAAAATCAAACCAGAATTGCTGCATTTGGTGGAAGCACACAACAAGCATTACTTGAGCATGGCTTAGTTTTAGATATTCCTGCACCAACACCTAAGGCACCTAGTATGACAATGGCGGTTGAGGAATATATAAAAATGGTAAATAAATAAAAATATCATTATCTCAATTTGAGATGATGATCGAAATAAGGCTTAAGACGAAGTTTGATTGAATACTGAAAAGTTATTTGTAATTCTCTATATGTTTTTATTCAGTAATATTAAGATGATAATATAAAATTAAATGACAAGTGTCATTTAGTTATTTAGAATATTTCTACTAACTTGTGAGCTAAATTAGTACTTTAGCAGGAGTGATTGTTTTTAATCATGGCATAAGTTTAAGTAGAAATATTTTTTTTAAGTTTGTAGTAGTTGTAAAAACAGATAGCTTGTGAAATTAAAACCAGTTGATAGTATCTCAGGAATAACTCCAAAAGAATTTGTAAAAGATTACTTAAAAAAAGGTCAGCCTGTAATTATTAAAGACTTTATAAGTAAGGATAGTGCATGTTGGGATAAATGGAGTTACGATTATTTCAAGGAAATTGCAGGTCAAGAGCAAGTAGATGTGTATGGGCGTGAAGAAAATTCTCAAAATCATGCTGCAAGTCCTCCTGTTGGGAAAATGACTTTGGCAGAATACTTAGATAAAATAAGTGCAGAACCTACCGAGCTACGGTTGTTCCTTTTTAATCTGCTGAAGATTAGACCAGAACTAAAAAAGGATGTTATTTATAACGATGTGACCGGTGGTAAAGTGATTCAATGGTTACCTTACTTATTTTTTGGTGGAGAAGGGTCGTCAACAAGAAATCACTTTGATATTGATATGTCACATGTGTTTATTTCCCAGTTTCAAGGATCTAAGCGGATCTGGTTATTTCCAAATGATCAATCTGATTTATTGTACAAATTACCCTATAATTTTCATAGTATAGCCAATCCTAAATACAGTACTGAAGCTGAATATCCTGGATTACAATTTATAAAAGGCTATGAAGCGGTTATAAATCCTGGAGATACGTTATATATGCCGGCAGGGTGGTGGCATTATATCCAATATGATACGGAAGGTTATTCCATCTCAGTTCGGGCTTTAGCAAATACATTCTCTGAAAAATTAATTGGTGCCCGCAATTTGTTCATCACCCGTTATTTTGATGATGCTATGCGTAGGATCTTTAAAAAGAAATGGTTGGATTATAAGATAGAAATGGCAATAAAACGAGCGCAAAAAGCGATTAAAAAATTAAAATAGTATATTTTAATTGATAAAAAGAGCTCCATCCGACACAAAAGGGTGGAGCTCTTTTTATGATATTGCATTTATTCTTCGTCTTCTTCGTCGATAGCGTTTTTGTAAAATAAAGTATAAGGATCCGAATCGTATATTTTTGCTTTTGGATCATGTCTAAAAGGAATTTCTGGATTGAAGATCTCTTCCAAAGTAGCTTTTAGAAAGGAAATAAATTCTTTTTTCACTTCTGCAAGATATACTGTTTCTAACACTTCTGATTTGGCGTAAAATAAAGTTCCTTCTTCCCTCATTTTTCGAGCAACATACAGATTAGGTTCTATTCCGATACGTCCTGTTACCTGCTCATAGACATACGTATAAAATAAAGTTTGCACCAATGCTTTATTCTCCGTGTTTTTGATAAACACTTTATCCAATGACTTAAAATTGACTTCGTCCGCGCCTGTTTTATAATCAACAATACGTATTTTGACTGTTTTATCTTTTAATAGCACTTCGTCCACGCGGTCAATAATACCGTATATACGTACATTTTCCTCTTTCCCTTCAACCTCGATAGGTAAATCCATGATATAGTCTTCATCATTTTCCAATTCAATGATTTTGATGCCAATAAAGTGATCGATGTCATGTTGAACCAGTAATCTGACATATTCAGAAGAAATCTTATGCATGATCCGCTGAAGACTATTTAGCGAATTTAGTCCCGTGCCTTCCAATTGATATAATTCAATTATTTCGGCAATAATTAAAGCATCTACTGTCTGTAATGATTGCTCTAATTTTCCTATAGGTACAAATTTTGCTGCACCTTTGAATGGTAGATAGACTTTTTCCATCACGTTGTGAATAACAGTACCCAAATTGTTCATTTCAAATTCTTGCGAGATACTGGGAGGTTCTTTAATCTCAGCTACATATTTCAAGAAAAATTGTAGGGGAGATTGTAAATAAGTCGTGAGCGCGGTTGCAGAAATTTTTTTCTTATTAGTAATGAAATCCGAGCGCAATTTATCCCAAATTTTTCCTTTTTTGTCAATGATAACTTCATCTTGATCAGGTAAAAAGGTAATATTTTGCTGTTGATTATGTTTTAAAAAATTGAACTTGCTTTCAAACTCCAGCTGTTTGATAAAGCGGCTTTCCTCTCCAGATGAACTGTCGCTAACAATACCATTATAGAGCAGATGGATCTCGGTACTGTATTGAAAATGACGATAGAACAAATATGCGGAAAGCGCGTCCTGGTTCTCCAGAATTGGTAATCCATAAGCCTGTCTTAGTGAATTGGGGATGAATGTTGGAGAGCTAGATGTTTTAGGCAATATACCCTCATTTGCACCTAAAACATAAACGTGGTCAAAATTGAGACAACGACTTTCTAAAAGCCCCATGATCTGCAGTCCTTCAAGTGGATTACCCTCGATTGCCGAATTGATATTTGCAATTGCTTTACTGATTAGTCCAAATTGAAATGGTAGGCTTAGCGGTTGAAGCGATTCTAGGCCTAAATTAAGCTGGTTTAAAGTCTTTCTTACTTCAATCAATAAGTTGCTGTCAATCTGTTTTATTCGATCTTCCTGTGCTAGATTTTGCAGTAGATTATCAATGATATGAATCAATATAGCAATTGCTTCCTCTATCCTTACAATGGGGTGGAAGAAGTGTGCTAAACTTGAACTTTTGAAGGAAAGCTCTTTGATTTCTACTTCGAAAAGTTGTTTATCTGATATAAGCTTTTGAATGTCCAACTTTTCCTCTTTAGACACATTGGTCAATGGGTGATTGATAAATGTCTCAATCAGTGTGTATGGAATTTTATTTTTTTTCTGATGTGTGATGAGGTGTTGTACCTCCATCCACAATTCTATAATGCCGTAGATGGGAGATTGAGTCAAAGGAAAACCGGTGGTAATATTAGGTTTCACATCTGGAAGACTTTGTAATAGCGATACTAGTAAAGATTCATCTGCCAATAAGATAGCAGAAGATTTGCCTTCCTTTTCATTATTTACTAAAATATCATGCAATAATTTGGTTTGCGATACATTTCCGGTTGCGGAATAAAGGTTTACATCTGAATAGCGATTGCCAATAACATTTGAACTTTCACCTAATGCATTTTTCAATCCGCTTTCAAATATGTTACGACGAATAAATAATCCTGCCTCTTGTTGTTTGTCATCTAAATAGTAAGCATCTGCATCAAAATAGAATAATGCCAAACCTGCATCTTGCCACTTTTTGAATAAAGTAGCTTCTGCTTTGCTCAAAGCATTGAATCCGACAAAAATGATTTGTTTATACTGTTGGTGGAATGTTTGGTTTTTTGCTTTTCCATCCACAATATCACGGTAGATGGTCGGCATATTTGTCATTTTTTTAACTTTTAATTCTTCTTTAAACGACCGATATAGCACCGGAAGACGTCGCCATAACTTTAAAAATCGTTCTTGTACAGCAGTATGACCTGCTATGGAAAATGATTGCCAAAATTGACGGATAAAATCCTGCTGTTCTGCAGTGAAATGTTGAAACTGTAAATCAATTTGGGTATTGTCAAACAATTCCATAAAGATTTCGTCTATGTCAACAAGATCATAATCCAGCTGTGAAAAATCACTCAATATGGTTTCTGCTATTGGGTAAAACTCTTCTAAGGTCTCCGCTTCATGACCTTCCTTGGCGAGGAGTTCATTGTGTAAATGATAGAGAATAAAAAATTGTGCAATAGGTGTAGCCTCAGACAAGTTAGTGGACAGACGAAAAAATTCTTGAATGGTAAAAAATTGTGGTGACCAAATTGCTTGACCATATACCTCAGCTAGATGTTGTTTGAGGTACGTAATCGGTCTCTTATTATTGAATATTATAGCAGTTTCGTGTAGATCTTCTCCAAAACGATTTTTCAAATCGATAGCGACGTCTTTTAAAAATGGATTCATTTCTTAGTTTTTTGCTTGTATGATAACCTCTACTAAATCATTTGACTTGGCGTAAAATAAAAATCCTTTCACATTTTTATACCCCAATTCTTCCAAAGTTTTGACATATTGTTTGACTTGCTTCTGATGTGACAGCGCTTCGCTCTGTGTAAATTTAAAGTCTAATACGATTGTCTCTTCTTCACTTGTGAAAACTTTATCAGGACGTAATGTTTCTCCTTTAGCAGTAATAATAGCCGATTCATTCCAAATTTTGAAATTCCCAG
This region includes:
- a CDS encoding low molecular weight protein-tyrosine-phosphatase, producing the protein MKILMVCLGNICRSPLAHGILSHMAKEEGLDWTIESAGTGDWHIGQSPDRRSIAVAKKYAVDISQQKAMHFNPSLFEIYDHILVMDHQNYKDVVAQASTKEEKDKVALFLVNDIVPDPYFDESLFEPVYKMIEARCKELIKAWK
- a CDS encoding peptidylprolyl isomerase, yielding MKRIVLSLFFCALSIVVFAAKPAFKYVRIQTDKGVVVLKLYNETPKHRDNFIKLVKENYFDSLLFHRVIQNFMIQGGDPDSKNAKSGQLLGDGGPSYTIPSEIQSGLFHKKGALGAARDDNPAKASSASQFYIVQGKKFTNAGLDSLETLRMKGVKFTEAQRTTYTTVGGTPHLDGNYTVFGELVNGTEVIDAIAAVKTDKNDRPLTDERMYVKLLTKREAINLERELKGLKPQNGFFTKIADLFSSQNY
- a CDS encoding exodeoxyribonuclease III — translated: MKIVTYNVNGLRAAIKKDWLGWVKEVNADVICLQEIKATPDQIPEIALLEQLGYEHYWYPAQKKGYSGTAIFTRITPKHVEYGCGHEDYDFEGRIIRADFDDLSIMSTYFPSGTTGDIRQDFKYRFLADFQDYSNQLLQEKPNLIVCGDYNICHRPIDIHNPKSNANSSGFLPEEREWMENFINSGYIDSFRHLNPDPHHYSWWSYRAGARARNLGWRIDYNMVSNALADRIESATILNQAVHSDHCPVVLNLK
- a CDS encoding Mrp/NBP35 family ATP-binding protein, with amino-acid sequence MITKEQVLEALSYVEEPDLKKDLVTLNMIQNIVIEDQKVSFEVVLTTPACPLKDHIEHACRNAIAHFIDKNIAVDVHMTSRVLGKEGNQLLGIKNIILVSSGKGGVGKSTVAANLALSLHAKGAKTGLLDADIYGPSLPIMFGLEGEKPQSVQHEDGTVKIQPIEKFGIKLLSIGFFTDPNQPIPWRGPMATSAIKQLLNDTDWGDLDYLVIDMPPGTGDIHITVAQNYPIAGAVIVTTPQHVALADAIKGMGMFLMDSINIPLLGIVENMAYFTPAELPENKYYIFGKGGGTRLAEEYKIPFLGEIPLLKGISDAGDNGFPIAIDEEDPTTKAFIAIAEKVAQQLSIIQAVR
- a CDS encoding transglycosylase domain-containing protein, with the protein product MRILYIVLGVISIFIVAGGVFAYQKRDGILLSAINKAKEKLATKYDLDLKIQYYSFKGLSAVQFQNIILQPKGKEQLAHIQDLTVSIRIFPLLFGDVKLGQILMNNSAVTLIKKDSTSNYDFLFKKKNRDSTANDKAETNFAELADRMLKSVFFKIPKDMDLQNFEISYQDDSTSQRISIPEAEISGGDLKTKFLLNDHEAVWNLEGTVNPDGKEMYLRLFSDAKDVELPLLRRKFGLRASFDALTFRLNKVDRKNKELLSLSGEWGFENLKLNHWRISDKDVLFPEGLMSGILNIGKTSVEIDKESKVKVKEFEFSPYVKYVHKPDKQLELAIHTDRIEAQKFFDAIPQGLFHSLEGIRVSGHMQYDLNFALNFKKPNEVIFTSKMDDKDLKIEKWGNANIQELNTAFTYIAYEKGEPMRTIVLGPQNKDFTPLDQISRYMQISLINTEDPFFFSHNGFQEEAFRLSIATNLKEKKFKRGASTISMQLVKNVFLNRNKTVVRKVEEIILVWLMESSKQVSKKRLYEVYLNVIEWGNNVYGITEASRYYFGKKPADLNLGESIFLSSIVPRPKTGLYSFDWTGHLKSNMIRYFNTYGNIMVKTKQIGVDSTVSNYGFYQVELVPHLRSARPAFFDSVQTDTLDLEEGEDNFLNLDETTEAHKRSLFDKLLGRNKEEK
- the hpt gene encoding hypoxanthine phosphoribosyltransferase gives rise to the protein MKQIQIDELHFELMIDENQIQKRIRLIGVDINHRYEDKNPVFIGVLNGCFMFMSDLLKQVVIPCEMSFVKLSSYQGTNQGEMSELIGLGIDLKGRDVIIVEDIVESGNSLKHTIASIEKQSPSSVVVCTLLLKPECLQNDFENIQYVGFEIEKEFVVGYGMDYNGLGRNIPHIYKNIVI